GTTACGGTGCCACAATAGACCATATGGGCATATTATAATGCAGAATAATGCTAACActtaatgttattttattgaCGTCGATGTTTGCAAATATGACCCTCATTGGGTGCTTTGCTTATTTGTTTGTAATATagtcataaatataaaaaagacaaagacataAAAATCCCCCCACCAACAAATAGATGCCAACGAGATTCTTACCGAGAAGTGAATAATGAGACGCCCCTTCTCAAACGGCCTGCGATACGTGGGCATCCCTTCATTCAGGACACACTTAGTGTCTCCAGGCCTGATCAACTCccctgtgatttaaaaaaccccacaaacaaatatataaatcttCAGTCATTAAAACACAGGAGACAGGATAAAACCAGGCAATGATTTATTTCTCCATTTtcaatcaaaataaataaaagaatgagttagtagtttatttcaACTATTGTACAGTAGAGGTCCAGTGGTCTTGACAAGGTGGCCTAGTTTCACTGTGAAGTACAAGCCACACGAAATGTGGCTTGCTTGATTGCTGATAATAAAATTAGGTTCATTACAAATTATctcaagctaaaaaaaaaaaaaaaaaaaaatcatcactatttatttaaatttgtcaAATAAAAGGGTTTTAACTGTTCTGGAAAAGGAGGGCATCACAATGACACAACACATCTAAAACATGGTTCACATCTCACAGAGAGATCTTTCAAAGATCAGCTGGATTTTATCTTAAAGAGCGCTATGACAGTTTCTAAATTCAATATTGAAGGGTAGCATGAGATACTAGTATTATTCAttgaatgcattttttaataatatattcATTTCATCTAAAGCaggatgataaaaaaaaacaaaaaaacaaaaaacaaaaatagaccTGAACCTCCTGATGTTACTTCATTATAAATAAGAATATTTTCATACACTAATGTGACTGCCAATCAAAGCATCTCCTGAAAAGCATTTCCCAGTTTGATTTACCTGGATGTGATGTGATGAGGAGAGTTCTGCTGTCCAGTGTCTGAATGGGCTTCTTGAAACCACATAAAGCCTCAACCAGCTGCAACTCCATGGACATGATGAGGTCCTCTCCTTTCCTGGTTAGACAAAAGtgaagaccaaaaaaaaaacaaaaacaggaagtcaAACATTAGCCTGCAGCATGGACATGGaaattactttcatttttattgcacaaaaggacgaGAGGGTGATGGTAAAGCGCAAACTGTGTCCAGGGCAGAAACAGCTGTATcatgctgctaacacaactcTTTGCATAGGTGTGGAGACACCTGTTGTTCAGGAGAACACTGATACTGATacattctgtccataaaaagcTGCACAGAGCCCAACACTCACCAAAAACAAGTCTCACTATGGTTGTACAGTGATCAAATAGCCCCGTAACATTAGTCAAGTTCAAATTTTTAAAATGgtagaaaataaaaagtgagaATTAGTGTGTCTACTTTGGTTTATTGTCAACTTTAAcattcaaaacaacaaaaagacagTTAAGACCGGCTTCTTTTTACCTGGTAAATTGTCCATGGTCTCGCTGATCTAATACAATGATGATGTCGCCTGGCTCGAGTCCCGGCTCCTGGTCTCCCTCTCCATGTAAAACAATTTTCTGGCCATCTCTCATTCCTGTGCAAACGTCACCAGGTAACATATGTACAGGTTTAGTTTCTTCCTTGTTTGCCCACCAAACAGATGCAAACAAAGTTTTATATTTCCCTCACCTTTGTCAATGTGGACCTCCAAGATCTTCTTCTGTCGTAGGATCTTCCGGCCTCCGCATGCTTTGCAGCGGTCCTTTTGGCTGATTCTTTTTCCTTGTCCTTGGCAGCCGTGGCACACTGTGGACATCTGCTGTACCATACCCGGAAGTAACTGATGTACACGGACTTGCATCCCTGTACCATGACAAGACATGCACACCTGTACCGCTCCTTTACGACCTCCACGACCTGCCAAGTGAAAAATGCAGGAGAAACCATTTGGTTAGATAACTTGCACCAGATTGATGTGACGCACATCTCACAAACATCTAAgcgactttttttttaagagaaacGTACCTTCACATCTGTCACAAATGGTATTCTTTTGGACAGCAAGTTTTCTTGTTGCTCCATTATAAAGCTCTTCTAGCGTCACTGTAATCTGATGAACAATATTCTTCCCTGGGGGGGAACAATATTGCACAGTTAGTTATATCACAGATTTTAGCAGCAAGTCTGAGAGGTCTCCCAGAGATACCACTAAAATAAGCTTTCATTTCGCTGTTTTTGCTTTATATGTGACATTTGAAATGCAGTattaagtagaaaaaaaatttcaaaactCACGCATTCACACTCTACCCTTGAAGAGTGAGACATTTTTTCTGAAAGCATTTCTCAAAGTCTCTTTGACAAATGTAATTCTTGTCTGAGACAAATCTGCAAATCTTCTGCAGTAAAGACATCACTATTCAAGCTGATATGAAATGGGAAAACCTCTTGGTCACACTGTGATTTAAGAAATCTAGTACATTTCATATGGTTATGTATATCTGATCTGGTCTTTGTAGTTTTtctttatccatccatccgcttTCCCTTTTCAGAGTCATggggggcactggagcctatcccagctgtcttagagcGAGGCAGGGCACAcactggacaggtcaccagtctgtcgcaagGCTAACACATAGCCCTTTTTCTGTTCAGTTTACTAGACTGTTGATACTTTTTTGATAATCTGTCACTCTCCTCTATTAAACCCGCAAACACCTGTCAGCACAaaattttttcagttatttgttTAAGTTAAAGAGATTTAAGAGGAAGACGCCCCTACTACCATTTCCTCTGTAAAActttaacaaaaacagaagaatgtTAACTTTGCAAAGTATGGTCCCATTTAGAGCACAACAGAGCATAAATCAGGCATGCTTTTAGAGCACgttgttagagtgaattgttaatgtttgtcatttttatgcttgccatctctacattgtttaaaggtctgtttgatgtaagcttcctgcccagcaggaggtctctctctctctcacacacacacacacacacacacacacatatatacatacagtgcctcgtctttgtaaccaaggggggttAAGAGGGGAGGTACGTGTTGTAAACTATTGTGTGAACTGTAACAGTTTGTCAATAAATAGCTGCGAGGGaagctgctctttgaaggacTTTGGGCTGGAGACAGGTTAGGAGCGTGAGCTCCAAGAGCTGGTTCTTGACCaaaggcctcccttgcgcaagtaatcgatcgaacactgttgccttttttttctttcatgggaataagtcctggatacagcggggtctgagtttagacccaacacACGTGTACCCGTGACTAACAAGTCTCTTACCATATGAGCATGAACTGTCACGCTTTTAAAGACTGTTCTACTTTATCTCAGCTAAAACTATGAGTGCTGACAATCTTTGTTTGCGTGGCCTTCTCTGGCTCTGCCAACTACACaagtctgtaaaaaaaaaaaaaaaaaattacacaagtcTGCAAAAAAATTTTGGTAAATTTTTTAGGGTGCTGAATCCTAAAATGATCTCCATTTCCCTCCATCATGTAcatttttttggaaaacatgaggagttcacataaaaaaaagcacaacagtgatgaaaaaaatcaattaaaaatgttttaatagaaCTAAGATTCCTTACCTTTTGACATGAACAAAATAACCTCCCCACCCCCCACTTACCCCCCTCACTACcttgcattttctttttgtatttctcTTGGGTCTCGCTCTTAGAAATATTAATGAATGTAAGAAATCGTTAATTAGATATGTTTTTTTGACTCAAGTATAGGATACCAGatttaagtttaaaaagggAAATTGTATGCTTAATTACACTGAAAACAGTTTTGCAAGAAAATCTGACGAGatggaattttaaaaatattttcctgATTTCGGTGAGTAAAAATCTATAAGAAACAATCAAAAAGTCCTGTGCAGTTttttggttgcagacctgtgttaTCTGTATCATGACTGACCTCTAGTGGTAACCcttgtaacaaaaacaaaaacaaaaaaaccctctacaTCACAATAACAACTGTTTTTAGTCAGTTTgatgttaaaaaatatataaataaaaataaattttttggggggtggagGGGTGGGGGTAGGGTGGTATTAAAGATCACACAGCACAAAGCCATGGTAAGATTGAACAGATTCAAACTCTTTGTGTCTGAGTTTAGAACTAGTTTTCTTTCATATGGCATGGCATCAGAGAACATATTTAACACAGGCAAACTAAACAGCTTTACATATTATTTCACAGCCATATTCTCTCAACATTCACCTACCTTTTCGTTCTCTGTGCATCCGACTGCCTCcaccaaaaaacaaatcaaagatATCCATGGGCGATGCAAAgcccccaccacctccaccgCCAGTTCCTCCTTCTTTTATAGCcttttcacctccccggtcatAAATCTCTCTCTTCTTTGGATCTGACAAAATCTCATAGGCCTGTGAGATCTGCTTGAacttgaagaaaagaaaaaagagaagtaAGACAGTGTCAGAAGACATGCGTGTCTCACCTGTTGATTTAATGAGAGTAAGAAAATAGTAGATACCTTTTCTCCTTCGGTGGGATTTTTATCGGGGTGATATTTCAAAGCCAGTTTGCGATAGGCCTTTTTCAGCTCATCTGGAGTTGCGCTGGGTGGCACACCCAAAGTGTCGTAAAAACCTGTTTCTTTGACCATGTTTGCGTTgagaaactgaaataaataaaatcaaatattcaGTTACAGTTTTGTTTGTAAAAACCTCTAAACTCCATCAGCCAAAATGCTAATCAAATAATTTTGATAACTGTAAAATATACACAGTGTCTTCATGTAGCCCTCAAGTTATATGGCTATGTTTATCTTTCAACATTGTGTATAAAAATAGCACCAAAAAGTAACTGGTTTTAGGTGTGACAGGATCTGATTGCGTCGCTTACTATTCATCAGCCTTTAAACTTCTTGGTGCACCACAAAGTTCAGACCAATAGTACAGTACTGCTACAAATACTGCATTAAGCTAAACTTAGAAGTTTAGTAATTTACATACTACTTAGTATATTTGAAATAAGTTCATAAATGTTCAGCTCCTGGTGAATCTGAGCTGAGATCTTGTGACCACAGAGGACACGGCATGTGTCAAACATAAAGCTTGTGGGCCACAATCAgcccagcaaagactccaatctagCCCACCAGAGAGCAttgaaaaatgtgcaaacagACGTTGATTTTTGGACTTCTAATTGTATTTTCATTAGTTTATGGCCATTTATAGTACAGCAGAGTAGTAAGTAAAGAACTTAAACGTTCCTGTTTTTTCACAATCTAATACTCAGGACAAtttctcttaaaaaaataattaccaGACAGTCAATGAATTACCAGAAACTTTTATGttaatttgacacatttctttctttaagcCTAAAGAGTCCTGCCGACAGATTTATTTCGGTACAGcagcatttttattatttcactttCACCGATCTGGCCCACTCAAGATCAAATCACAATGTGAATCGAGTCTCGCATCCCTGCTCTAAAGGGTGAAGTAGATCCAAACTGCACCAGCAACTTATTCCTTAATATCATAACAGAGTCACTAAATCCCTTCCCTGGGGGGGGGAGATTCACAGAATTAGCTACCAGTTACCAGCACCACACAAATACAGCCTCAATCCAGcccttttaaaaacagtcagataatTAGCAAATCCTACATAAGACACCTTTTCCATTGTAAAAAGGAGCACAGACCAGAAGTGCCTTCGCTTTGTGTCTAGCGTTGAGTAACCTGCCATATTTGTTTTAGAGGCGATAGCAAAACTTGGCGACTCAACTATTTGTAATCTTTTATTTGTGTGAAGGTTGCAATCACAGTATTTTTGGACAAGATGTTTGTATCCAGTTGGTTTCAGAGGTTTTTATAAGTCAATAAAAACAACTCGCAGTGTTGTCAAACGCCTTTTCAGACATCTCTAGTTACTTGAGTTTTACATAATCCGGTGGTTAAATGTATGCTGATACATGAGGGGCACAAACTGGGGCTGCTCGGGCCCTACGAGGCTATTTGAGCTACTTAGCCCggctaaggaaaaaaaaaaaggttagcTTTGTTGTTTTCTCGACCTTAACACAGACCAAAAAATACACGACACTCGTGATAAACACCGTGTGTACAGATAATTACTGTTTTCCAACCTTATATGAAGACAATGATGTTACCTCACAACCTCCGCTCACAGCGACTCTTCCAGAAGGTTCTTCTAACCCGCCTCTATCGTAAACGAAAGTCGCGTCCGGTGACGTATATTTCCTGCGACGATGCATCCAGTCATCCAAACAAGCGTGAACTGTTGGAAAAAGAAACCCTGGTTGCGAGGCCGAAGACAAACGATGATAAAATGCCACTTTGCTGGCTTATCAGCGAGGAGGGAAATCATAAACCCATCCAGCTCCCTCATTTACAGACTGTTGTGTTGGGGCGAGGGCCAGAAACAACcatcaaagacaaaaaatgcTCTCGGCAGCAAGGTAACAGCATCTCAGTCTAAAACACTAGCTTCGTTAACAATTAGATCAACTATtgaaataatgatttttttaatcaaaataaaaaagaaagattaaaaaaagtttaatagCTACCACAGAGATTACATTAAGGTGTATATATATGCAGATTATTCCTCACAATGAATCACAGACTGCTTTATTAAGGATGATAGCTGATGCTGAAAAATTTAGCTGGTGCCAATCAGGTGCTTTTCAGATGCTTTTTGCactcataattccatcaattttgataAGATCTCCAGCAACACTGgctgaaacacagacagaggCTCCAGTGTGTTTCACATATGCCTGTAGACATTTACTGTTGTGGTCCTCCTGACCTCCTTCTTACATATTAACAACAAATTGAAccaaaatgtttacatttggaTTTAACACTTTATAAAATCTGTTGCCCCTGATTTTCATTCCAGTTCAGAACCTGAACTGAAACCCTTTCTCCCCATTTCCCTTCTTTCTATCTTGACTGTAACCCCTCCagtgagaccatttctgatgaggctttgattAACAGTAGATGAATCAACTGAAGGGCCAAATGCATTTCTGTAATATTGAGGTTTAGGCGCTTTTTTCTTACTGAGcagacaaaaccaaaaccatACATTAACCTATACCTATACACTACAAACAGCGGATCTGCCTCACATCCATGGGTGTATTAGAATCACCACTTAACTTaacatgtatatatttatactgtgggaggaagctggaggacCCAGACGAAACCCACACCCATTTACAGCATTTTTAATTGACTGTCTAAACTATTATAAATTTCCCAAAGAttttatcattaaaatgtgGAAAGTGTGACCTGTGCAAATGTTATCCTTTTCCAACCAGTGGAGCTGAAAGCAGAATGCAACAAAGGTTATGTCAAAGTCAAACAGGTAAGATACTTACACATTCATATTTTGAATATCTATAAAGAGGTTCAACTTTTTCCATCTTCCACTTCTTAATATATAATCTTACAATCTGTCTTTTATATCCCCCGTTTCATTCCAAAGCTGGGCTTAAACCCCACTTCTGTAGACTCCGTGGTGGTCGGTAAAGACAGTGAGGTCAAAATAAAGCCTGGACAGCGCCTTCATATTGTCAATCAGCTTTACCCCTACACTGTACAGTTCAAAGAGGATCCCACTGGCAGCCAAAGTGGAACAAAAAGGCAGCGAGAGTCCACTACAGAGGACCGAGAGAGCCAGAGGGACACTCAGAGTGTGAAAGCagccaaacaaacagaaaggaTCTCAGTGTCAGTCAGTCACGCTGATTCcccaaaaacaaatgtaaggaaaaaaaaatgtttggattgTTTTCATGTATTGAGTTTGAATGAATACATTATCCAGAAGAAACATGTTCTCTAATATCTGTTGCAGGAAAATGCTGGACACTGGAGCCAAGGCCTTAAGACATCAATGCAAGACCCCAACATGCAGGTAGCCGTTCTATAAAAGCGATTCATGGTGTGATGTTTACTGTTATAGAACTGAATTATTTACTGTATTGAATTCTGAGTCTCTAATATccaatttttaacttttttaactAGGTGTACAAGGATGATAAAGTGGTCGTCATTAAAGATAAATACCCCAAAGCTCGCCACCACTGGCTTGTGCTCCCGTGGCAGTCAATTCCCAGCCTGAAGGCTTTGCGCACTGAGCACTGTGATCTGGTGAAACACATGCAGAAAGTCGCTGACCAGATGATTCAGCAACACCCAGATTGTAGTTCGGTGCAGTTCCGCACGGGATACCACGCCATCCCAAGCATGAGGTGAAAATTTAGACTATATGGAATGATTTTGTGAACTTGGGAGagtaactaaactaaactaaactaaaaatatGGAGGTAATATGCTTAGACTTAGTCCTTTTACTACAATTTGACTGATGAGTCTTTAAAGGGGTTGTGTTTATTGAGACTGCTATAACAgacaatttaaaacaacaaaaaaacatatagTTTTAAATCAGTTAGAATAAGAATAGTAATAATAGTGATAATAATTAATGGTTTTTATATAGAATTTTTCAAAATCTACTTTAAAAAGTCCTTCAGAGatcagcaaaataaaataaagactgaATGAAATAAAGAAGTACATTaagatagataaataaataaattgtagaGAAAAATTCAGGAAATGAAAGACAGTTCAAAGTAAATTAAAACTCAAagtaaacatctttttttttgttttttttgtttaccagTTACACACTGAGCTGCAGTTAATGTGGTTATCAAAGTCAAAGAAGCTCTGAAGTTAATGAGTTTAAGAGGTTAGAGTTAGGGATTTTTATTCAGACACAAAACCTTATGAAATCAGTCACGTAGTCTTtaaaagctaaaaacaaaagtgtCAGAAGAATAAATCTCAGAAGCAATTTTGAAAGGATATCCTAACTTTCTGGGAATaaagattaattaaaaaaatatgcagaCTTCTCTAAGCTTAAAGTAAGTACATTTCATGTTACGGTTAGTTTAACTGAACCTTAATTACTCATCATTTCTGCATTGAACGTTTActtttatgtctgttttttatgttttcattttgaaaggCTCTGATTTTTCAAATTTgcgtttttaatgttttatccCGTTTTTCTGATCTGGCTTTAATTTTTCATATAAAACACTTCAAATACACATAAAACATCTTTAAAACCATTCAAAGGAAATGTGATGCAGgtaatattt
This sequence is a window from Oreochromis niloticus isolate F11D_XX linkage group LG6, O_niloticus_UMD_NMBU, whole genome shotgun sequence. Protein-coding genes within it:
- the dnaja1 gene encoding dnaJ homolog subfamily A member 1 isoform X1, with the translated sequence MHRRRKYTSPDATFVYDRGGLEEPSGRVAVSGGCEVTSLSSYKFLNANMVKETGFYDTLGVPPSATPDELKKAYRKLALKYHPDKNPTEGEKFKQISQAYEILSDPKKREIYDRGGEKAIKEGGTGGGGGGGFASPMDIFDLFFGGGSRMHRERKGKNIVHQITVTLEELYNGATRKLAVQKNTICDRCEGRGGRKGAVQVCMSCHGTGMQVRVHQLLPGMVQQMSTVCHGCQGQGKRISQKDRCKACGGRKILRQKKILEVHIDKGMRDGQKIVLHGEGDQEPGLEPGDIIIVLDQRDHGQFTRKGEDLIMSMELQLVEALCGFKKPIQTLDSRTLLITSHPGELIRPGDTKCVLNEGMPTYRRPFEKGRLIIHFSVVFPKANFLPEHKLKELERYLPEKMDAEQPDSMDDDLYIYADLEDCDFENRRRYRNECYYMDEDDYATAGGVQCQTS
- the dnaja1 gene encoding dnaJ homolog subfamily A member 1 isoform X2 yields the protein MHRRRKYTSPDATFVYDRGGLEEPSGRVAVSGGCEFLNANMVKETGFYDTLGVPPSATPDELKKAYRKLALKYHPDKNPTEGEKFKQISQAYEILSDPKKREIYDRGGEKAIKEGGTGGGGGGGFASPMDIFDLFFGGGSRMHRERKGKNIVHQITVTLEELYNGATRKLAVQKNTICDRCEGRGGRKGAVQVCMSCHGTGMQVRVHQLLPGMVQQMSTVCHGCQGQGKRISQKDRCKACGGRKILRQKKILEVHIDKGMRDGQKIVLHGEGDQEPGLEPGDIIIVLDQRDHGQFTRKGEDLIMSMELQLVEALCGFKKPIQTLDSRTLLITSHPGELIRPGDTKCVLNEGMPTYRRPFEKGRLIIHFSVVFPKANFLPEHKLKELERYLPEKMDAEQPDSMDDDLYIYADLEDCDFENRRRYRNECYYMDEDDYATAGGVQCQTS
- the aptx gene encoding aprataxin is translated as MIKCHFAGLSARREIINPSSSLIYRLLCWGEGQKQPSKTKNALGSKFKEDPTGSQSGTKRQRESTTEDRESQRDTQSVKAAKQTERISVSVSHADSPKTNENAGHWSQGLKTSMQDPNMQVYKDDKVVVIKDKYPKARHHWLVLPWQSIPSLKALRTEHCDLVKHMQKVADQMIQQHPDCSSVQFRTGYHAIPSMSHVHLHVISQDFDSPCLKNKKHWNSFTTDYFIESKDVIQMLETDGKVTVKEGTSELLKLPLRCHVCRKELLTIPALKEHLKSHFSR